From Thunnus albacares chromosome 22, fThuAlb1.1, whole genome shotgun sequence, the proteins below share one genomic window:
- the si:dkey-219e21.4 gene encoding nuclear factor 7, ovary, which yields MSGRGLTCLLFSSEMAEKEALSVGNGQSTQAQSVQSGLPAPSAGAHGVIQEGLSFTPLDSNSDRVVQPFPRSPKLQKKIAKAAQPSQEQLSRRLEELQAERCKTEAHIQSLKKRKADLSRSTDVMKQQVRERFEAMRVILKRDEQAVLDSLELDLRQTRTRLDQVLKGWKQHQDQVSKSISSTQAALSKSPEADREGHSENLSSKKPEASEKEIRLNEERFERLLKTLSSISKSLKAQLQRKTLLLDCLPMVIDRQTCHGQIVVTSEGHGMTFSGSVRSVPEHPLQFDRVCCALGSSHVTAGQSYWEVEVRCCSAWAVGVAYGSLERKGRDKGAKLGRNRNSWCVELRNGQLSAWHNDRSVACQGVGQTPLGRVGVWVNYDKGQLMFYDAESMFVLQRFSAAVTSVFDRAHHQFTEPLYPAMRFLRPPESQTWPNHLQLCHLNTP from the exons ATGTCAGGTAGAGGTTTAAcatgtctgttgttttcctcagaaatggcagaaaaagaAGCATTGTCTGTTGGCAACGGCCAGTCAACACAGGCTCAGTCAGTACAGAGTGGTCTTCCGGCGCCCTCTGCAGGAGCTCACGGTGTAATTCAGGAAGGACTGAGCTTCACTCCACTGGACTCCAACAGTGACAGGGTTGTTCAGCCTTTCCCACGTTCACCAAAACTACAGAAGAAGATAGCCAAAGCTGCGCAGCCCTCCCAG GAGCAGCTATCTAGACGTTTGGAGGAGCTGCAGGCAGAGAGATGCAAGACTGAGGCCCACATCCAGTCTCTGAAGAAACGCAAGGCAGATCTGTCT AGGAGCACAGATGTGATGAAGCAGCAGGTTCGAGAGCGCTTCGAAGCCATGCGGGTCATCCTGAAGCGGGACGAGCAGGCGGTCCTGGACTCTCTGGAGCTGGACCTAAGGCAGACCAGGACCAGACTGGACCAGGTTCTGAAGGGCTGGAAACAACACCAGGACCAAGTCTCCAAGAGCATCAGCAGCACCCAGGCAGCGCTGAGCAAGAGCCctgaggcagacagagag GGCCATTCTGAGAATCTGAG TTCTAAGAAGCCAGAAGCCTCTGAGAAGGAAATCCGACTGAATGAAGAGAGATTTGAAAGGCTCCTGAAAACATTATCCTCCATCTCCAAAAGCCTGAAAGCCCAGCTGCAGAGGAAGACTCTACTGTTAG ATTGCTTGCCCATGGTGATTGACAGGCAGACGTGCCATGGACAGATAGTGGTGACCTCAGAAGGCCATGGCATGACCTTCTCAGGCTCCGTCCGCTCAGTTCCGGAGCACCCCCTGCAGTTTGATAGGGTGTGCTGCGCTCTGGGCTCGTCTCATGTCACAGCAGGACAGAGCTATTGGGAGGTGGAAGTGCGCTGCTGCTCCGCCTGGGCGGTGGGCGTAGCCTACGGCAGCCTGGAGAGGAAGGGACGGGACAAAGGTGCCAAACTGGGCCGAAACAGGAACTCGTGGTGCGTGGAGCTCAGGAACGGGCAACTGTCTGCTTGGCACAACGACCGGTCCGTGGCGTGTCAGGGTGTTGGGCAAACGCCGCTGGGAAGAGTGGGAGTGTGGGTGAATTACGACAAGGGCCAGCTGATGTTTTACGACGCAGAGAGCATGTTCGTCCTGCAGAGGTTTTCTGCAGCCGTGACGTCGGTGTTCGACCGGGCTCATCACCAGTTCACAGAGCCTCTGTACCCCGCCATGAGGTTCCTGAGACCACCAGAGAGCCAGACCTGGCCAAACCACCTGCAGCTCTGTCACCTCAACACGCCATGA